The Apium graveolens cultivar Ventura chromosome 6, ASM990537v1, whole genome shotgun sequence genome contains a region encoding:
- the LOC141664427 gene encoding putative F-box protein At3g23260: MARRRRYCSYLPEEIMFEILSWLPVKSLVRFKSVCQLWRSIISNNIFIGTHLANSKNKGAILNYRSDLTEIAGIADYDYIEVHDTHQDSVKLYHLPPRETSIIYINSFDGLVCLYNYDADVIYIWNPATRRFKILPSPNKEFSNVRAFVGLGFDPICNDYKILRIVFRRLVSSFGQRLLQAELYSANADSWKEIPISESLREFHPFSTKIVHAKTGVLYLESDTELLAFDLHREVFQLYPLPKLCHIVRSQVLDYEGNVTMIFESADKSVSLYMLDDAMSWTKMFNFEDDLKLIWVGHYLGNGHFVANTYRTYDHKNREIKLNLLQFPIDGMKGPIKYSESLVSLDGFQEQELRGAQFDIDLSPRRKEVLDVVEEYVKKKITGDCGDRDVRAPRMIREYLYGTCPLTILQ; the protein is encoded by the exons ATGGCGAGAAGAAGAAGGTATTGTAGTTATTTACCTGAAGAAATCATGTTCGAGATACTTTCATGGCTGCCTGTAAAATCACTTGTACGGTTCAAATCAGTTTGCCAATTGTGGCGATCTattatatctaacaatatatTCATCGGAACGCACCTTGCCAATTCCAAAAACAAAGGTGCTATACTAAACTATAGATCAGATCTTACAGAGATTGCAGGAATTGCAGACTATGATTACATTGAAGTTCATGATACCCATCAAGACTCCGTTAAGCTCTACCACCTGCCACCACGTGAAACTAGtataatttatattaattctTTTGATGGTCTCGTTTGTTTATACAATTATGATGCTGATGTTATATACATTTGGAATCCGGCAACTAGACGGTTCAAGATACTTCCTAGTCCTAACAAAGAATTTTCCAATGTAAGGGCTTTTGTAGGGTTAGGTTTTGATCCTATTTGCAATGACTACAAAATTCTCAGGATTGTGTTTAGACGTCTTGTTTCTTCTTTTGGCCAACGACTGCTACAAGCTGAGCTGTACTCAGCAAATGCTGATTCTTGGAAAGAGATTCCAATTTCTGAATCACTAAGAGAATTCCATCCTTTCTCGACGAAAATTGTTCATGCTAAAACCGGGGTTTTGTATTTGGAAAGTGACACAGAACTACTGGCGTTTGATTTGCACAGAGAGGTGTTTCAACTCTACCCGTTACCCAAATTGTGTCATATTGTAAGATCACAAGTTCTGGATTATGAAGGTAACGTTACTATGATCTTTGAATCCGCTGATAAATCGGTTAGTCTATATATGTTAGACGATGCGATGTCTTGGACTAAAATGTTCAATTTTGAGGATGATTTAAAATTAATCTGGGTTGGTCATTATTTGGGTAATGGCCACTTTGTTGCTAATACATACCGTACTTATGACCATAAAAACAGAGAGATTAAGTTGAATCTTCTTCAATTTCCAATTGATGGAATGAAAGGCCCTATCAAGTACAGCGAGAGTCTTGTTTCCCTCGACGGGTTTCAAGAACAAGAGTTAAGAG GTGCACAGTTTGACATTGATCTGAGTCCTAGAAGAAAAGAGGTACTGGATGTAGTCGAGGAATATGTTAAAAAGAAAATCACAGGGGATTGTGGTGACAGGGATGTTAGGGCTCCGCGGATGATTCGTGAATACTTGTATGGTACCTGCCCTTTGACTATACTACAATAA